The nucleotide sequence CTACTCTCTTATCTCCAACCCTGTTTAGCAATTCCACTTTCTTGGTGATGAAGCCAGCCATCCACTATTATTATAAGCTTCCTTCTTTTCAGCAATTGCTTCACCTTAAATtgtatattaattaaaaaaagttGGTTGTGCCTCCTCCCTGTATTCAGCTACTTAAATTCACAGAGTACTCTATGAATTATcccttgaactgtggaaccttaatAATTAATCGTAAAAGATGTTGAAACCGAAGCCAAATCTTTTGTTAATAATCCTCGTCTCAAAATTACATTATGCAGTGATTGATTGTAATGTGTTGTACGCCTTTTAATTCAATATACGTCAGAATGAGGTCCCGCTGTAGATAATAGTAGAATCAAAAGTCGGTCAGCTGCTTATGAACTGGGAACTCATGGAGCTTGATTTTAGCGTGGATGCTCATTAGCCGGAGAATGATCTCTTCTCTTCCACGGTTGTGAAACATTCTTCTCCTCTTcaagaaaatgatttttttttagattaattATTTCCTAACACTCATTTCAGCTAATATGATGCCATTACCTGAGTGTTACACTTGATGTTTAGCTCCACACTGAATGCAAAGAGGTTAACTACAAAACCTCACCTATCGCATTTGATTAGGTGGTGACAAATAATGTGATCTAACATTGAGCATTTGTATGGTTAAAGGACATATCATAACTGATTGGACCTCGAGGATGTTAAATATTAAATGGgagagatagtgatgttcaaattTAATCATGTATTTGATAGATGCCAGAGATTATATCATAAGAGGATTTTAATGTGATCTAACATTATCAGTgagtttaaaaatttataaataatatacttGTTTAACATTAACTATGACTTCTGATAAGCGGATAAGATTTCCTCGGTTGAGGAAATCtgtaagcagttgagaaaaatcctccatgctgaatgtgtataaatagctatcaagagctcaaaCTAGGTAATTCCATctcatacatttcatagtttcttctacaatttttatatttctatcttcttcgtttaattcttaacatggtatcagagcgttCTTCCTTGCGGATGTAGGCAGCTCTGTCGAAGCCTTCTACTGCTCATCTTTTCTGTTCAATTGGAAAGGGCAGTGTtgctgcttacctctcctccggAGACTGCTCGGCCACCTCTTGCCCTCACAAGAACCTCGCCTACACTATCGTGGTGGTCGTCGTCCTCGCAACtactccccggccagcgacctctcctcctcgttcccacatctcactcgagcgagaagtgctGCTGCTACCATCCTTGCCACTCAACCTCGTCGAGGTGCTTGACGCTGACATTGCTTACCCTATTTCGCAGTGTTATCCTACCTGAGCTGGCAGTCCCCTACCATTTCCTCTACCTCGGTGCACCTCGGCAACATTAATCCAAAGTAACAAAGCAGTCACCTCCTGCCATAGCCATCATTGCCTTCCTGCGGCAACAGGAACGATTGCAGTTTTTATAGCTTCCATCTGCAACCGCTTCCCTCTGCCATAGCAATTTCTCTGCCACAACAATCTTTACTGCCACAGCAAGCTTCAGTAGCTTGCATCGCTACAGCCTCATCGTTGCAGCCTTCTCTGCAGTGCATCATTGCATcgttgcagcctcctctgcagctTCCTCGCCCATCGTTGCAGCCTCCTTTACAGTGCATTGCTATAGCCTCCTTTGTAGTGCATCGCTACAGCCTCCTTTGCAGCGATGTGCATCGATGCAGCCTCCTTTACAgttcatcgctgcagcctcctttgCAACGCATCGatatgcttttctcctcctccctccctcctatatctttacatcttctgtaaagatcacttaaaccGCCACAAgatatctgggatgtcttcatttttctCTTCCGATATTCATAtccctatttctgcagggactctgagcacttctcaaagtcttatcatcaTCAATGTTGTAGCACTTATTCCCTTTAAATTATCCAAAGGTAGCAACTatgcatcttggcgggcacaactttctaatattctatttggctatgatctcttagGTTATATTGATGGCTCTCTCTAGTGTCCACCTAAAATAATCAACATCCTAGGCGAACTcagtccagtgccaaatccagcccacaaactatggttacgtcaagattgcctcatcctccaagctattcaagcttccgttgttggatccattgccccgctgatatcctcatgtatgactgctgcagaagcatggtgcaagttagaaacaactttggcaaatcgctcgtgTACTCGCATACTTGGATTTTTCTCCAATTTGATGAaaacgaaacaagagggaagtactattgctgattatctacaacatatcaaaaTTATCGTCGCATCCTGACTTCACAAGCCACCaacgagttgtttgccaactatgtgataaagtcggacactccgcgaaagtctgtcggtctcgcCCCAAACTCCCTGCTCCATCATAGTGGCTTCAgacgaatttcatggctactccaactcctacccaaccTAAATGGATTGTGGACTcaggcgcctctcatcacatcatctctgatcttcaaaacttgtccattcTCAATAACTATgatggaaatgaagatatcatcatcggtgacggtaaaagaattcctattactcattctagttcctcaacgcttagtttACTTACCACAACTTTTATACTCGATGATGATGCtctgtgtgcacctcacattaaaaaaaacctcatttctatttttcaattctgtaaacaaaataatacctccattgaattctttcctaatttttttcttatcagggatttgagcacgggggcatctttAGTCCAGGGCCaaaacaaagacaacatttatgagtggccatctaCTTCGCAAATTACCCTACCTACTGGTCACTCTTCAGTCGCAGCTCCGGTTGATATATGGTATTgttgtcttggtcatccctccctttttatccagcaaaaattactttctcgttattctcttcctaccttgaaaatcaatagcattgtCAATCATTGCGATGCttatctttgcaataaaagtcataaactgtctTTTAAGACAACCttcatttcttgctctaaaccatttgaaatcatttataccgacgtgtggggccctgtcccaattccttcttttgacaagtttcgtttttatgtcattttttagactattttactaagtacacatggttatatcctctctacCATAAGTCTAATGTTTCTatagtatttaccaactttcggaAGTTgatcgagaatttttttcaatcttccattaaaacagtttactctcgtggcggaggcgaatatcaagccctcacatcctatctcTCCGCttatggtatacaacacctcaagtcacccccacatactccccaattggtttgctttgccgaacgcaaacatcggcatattgttgaaactggtctctcccttctacatcaagcatccatgccaccatctttttggtcagtagattttcaaactgcagtttatctcattaatcgtatactCACTCCAGTTTTACAATACCAgttaccatttgaaaaattattccacaagttTCCAAatcttcataaactcaaagtttttggctgtttatattatccatggctccgtccctgtgcctcacataagctaacaccacgatctaagccttgcacttttataggatactctcttgaatataatgcttttcattgctatgaaccccaaactaaaaaagtttttatatcacgtcatgttatttttgaggagtctatctttccttttcaaaacaatCATACTATGCaagctactccgataaacatacattactagaatatccctccgatctcattacacgaacctccaatgataCCGTCCAGTTCTTACCCTCAAGAtccacatactactattactctagttcaacagcttctcactccctctatttctccactcccttcctcacaagttttccctattaatgaagtaataccctcgacaacattgccactggctttaccttctcctagacctagtgacattgtcgtgccgacggttggcccggtccatgatagtgactcgccctcggctataccaccaacacaatctaccacttccatcccccctagacatccaataacaacacgctccaaaagtggtattttcaaaccacgtcaagtccttgacttacatgttATAACAAGTTCCTCTACtaaggccagtgaacccactacaatcactcaagctcaaaaatcttctcactagcATAAAGTCATATGTGACTAATATggtgctctcctccataactctacatggaccttagtaccctttcatcacacacaaaatatcatcgggtgtaaatggatctttcaaattaagcggaacccagacggatccgttgccagatataaagcatgtctaatcgccaaagggtttcatcaacgacctggtgtcgacttcatagagacatttagtcccgttgttaaacccataacaattcgtcttatcctgagtttggtcatctcaaagggctggcacatataataattggatgttaacaatgcctttttacaggggtcacttactgaagataTCTTTATGCAGCAATCTCTTGGTTTTGTTCATCCTTagtatccgaggcatgtctgcaaacttcaaaaagctatttatggacttcgtcaagctccaagggcttggtataccgagcttggctcgttttttacTTCAATTAGCTTCATCTATTCCAAgtttgatacctcgttattcatttgccaacacaatggaagcataatatatcttttagtatatgtggatgatattattgtcataggaaatgatcctttgaagactcaagcatttctaaagcacttggtcgatcgattctccctcaaagatctaagaactttaagctactttctgaGAGTGGAagtaacatttacatcttcatgtctcttcctatcacaaagaaagtatattcaagatttattatcaaagacaaacatgcaggatgcaaaagaagttacaactcctctctctaccagtgaatcacttaaattatgtgatggaagtcctactatagattcgactcaatatcgacaagtccttggctccttatagtacttagctttcacccgtccagatatctcatttgccgtcaataaattaTCGTAATTCATGTATCGACCATCTATTACGCATTGGTctacggtcaaacgaattttacagtatcttaaagggactcttaatcatgacatttttctttgcaaaaatacttcactccatctccatgcctttgctgatgctgattgggcagggaactttgatgatagaacatctacgtcaaGGTACATTATCTTCCTTgtagctactccaatcagttggagttctaaaaaataaaagatggttGCACGATCTATAACTGAAGCTAAATACCATGCCATCGCCACCATCGctgttgaactcaattgggtcacaaatctgcttaaggaactcaacgtcaactctacGGTTATTCCTAcagtatattgtgataatatttgagctacctacttatatgtcaatccagtgttccattcccgtaTGAAACACATTACcacaatcttgcgggggcatgataagtagataagatttcctcaaggtagtcgaggaaatctctaagcaattgagaaaaatcctccctgctgaatgtgtataaatagctatcaagagcttaCTATCTAAATGAACTATGCAATTACATCTCATATATTTTATAGTTTCTTCTACGATTTTTATCTTTCTATTTTTTTCGTTTAATTCTTAACAACTTCTTCGATCAATCTCCTTATTAGTGTTAAGCTGTGGAGATAAGAATAAGTCAATTATCTCATCTACTCAGGTTGGAAAGGTATTCTATAATTTAAGAAAATAGTATCTTGAGATTAATTACATCAACAAAATGACCAATCTGAAAATCTATCTCAAGAAAATGATGTTTGAGAAAAAATTCCTGGTTTTTGACCTTTGCAAACTCGACAATCTCTCTCATCTGAGTCTCAACAAGCAACCAAAGGTGACACTAGTGGACAAAACCCAActctaagaaagaagaagaagaagaggagggcaaATTGGCAACCTTGTATGGTTAGAGTGTCGCTTTTAATGCATGCCCTGTGTTCAAGTTTGAATTGAGTGTCACTGGTAAGAATATCGCTATCTATGTGGCATAATAAAATGGATGGATTGGCCCAATGCATGTGAGTCAGTCCtttaccacatatatatatatatatatatatatatatatatatatatatatatataaagatctgATTTAATTGTCCACCAATAACTGTAATGGAATGCATGACTTTTTAAAAAGCTAAAACATGCTGATGATTATTGATATGGATGGATAAAAAAAATACGTGCAAGATCGATAAAAGAGAGCTTCGTCTTACATAAAAGACTTGAAACTAATATTTATCTATTTAAATAACAATGAAATTCGAGTCACGAAGCAATTCAATGCTGAAAATGCGTTTGAATCCAATAATGTTGTCCGAAATCCTTTTAGccaatcaaaatatcatttttcaCGTTGTCAAATTTGGTGTTTTCATTCTGACAATTGTCTTCATACTTTTGATGTGATAGCTTACTACAATTCTCAATAATATAGAATGTTTTTGCACCAGCGATTTTTGAGATGGCCTAAAAatctgtatttatttatttttcacacAAAAGTTAGTTGTTCTTCAAAATCTCATAATTTGTAAATTGAAAGAGGAAAAAACAATAATAAACCTTGAAATATAACAGTTAAAATGGGATGTGTGGTAAACCACACATGAATTATAATCTTTGGGATGTCGACAGAAATATATCGTTCCAACCATTTGCCTGtcatgtatttttatttttcaataatatcatATATGGTGTAATAATAATGTGGATTATCAGAAATTACTCTTTGTCATGCTTaataaaattattcttataataaatttttttttaatataatacatgtaaaatatattaaatcCACGGTTGGACTAATTGATTTATGGGTTCGACCAACGACACATCAAATCGAGACTTGTTCGGATCGTTGTTTATTCCAAGTTCTGATTATCCATAATATAAATTTGAAGTCttcaaataaatagataaatgacCTTTGACCGTCAAGCTTCTGTTTAACTGTGAAGGCAACGTGTTTGCCAAATTTCGTGctacatacttttttttttaattatttttaattttttttttctaatttaatttaaaattgtAATAATGGTAAGAGACAACTTTGCCGTTTGGTGATCGCATCAGCCCGCTCCAGCTATTGTTTCTCCTCCTCCAAGGTGCGAGCGAGGTGCAGTGCTCTTCTCTCCTCTCGCGCCTCCTCCCCACTCATCGTCGCCGGAGAGAATGGACGTCCGCCGGAGGCTACCATCGCGGCCCCCCTCTGTCGTCGCCCCCTCCCCCTTTCGCGACGGAGGAGCCTGTCGCCCCCCCTCCTCGTCCCCCGCCGTCCCCCGGCTCCAGGCGTCGGACGCCCTCCCCCTCCCGATCCGGCACACCAACCTCCTCTTCTCCGCCCTCTTCGTCGGCTCTCTCGTTTTCCTCATGCGGCGTTGGCGCGAGAAGGTCCGATGCTCCACcccgctccacctcctcggcctctcCGAGATCCTCGCCATCGTCGGCCTCATCGCCTCCCTCATCTACCTCCTCAGCTTCTTTGGCATCGCCTTCGTCCAGTCCATCGTCTCCTCCCACGACGAGGAGGACGACTTCCTCCTCTCCGGCGCCGCCCCCGATTCTGCCCCCTCTCCTGCCCCCATTTGCCCACTTCTCTCCACGGATGGAACCATCTCCTCTCAGAGGAACCTGGAGATCACTGCCGATGACGAGGATATTGTCTCCTCCGTGGTCTCCGGGAAGATCCCATCTTATGTCCTCGAGTCCAGGCTGGGCGATTGCAGGAGGGCCGCGGGGATCCGTCGGGAGGCCCTCAGGAGGATCACCGGAAGGACCTTGGAGGGGTTGCCGCTCGATGGTTTGGACTACGCGTCGATCTTGGGACAGTGCTGCGAGCTCCCGGTGGGGTATGTTCAACTGCCGGTGGGGATCGCGGGGCCTTTGGTACTAGACGGAAGGGAATACCATGTGCCGATGGCGACCACAGAGGGATGCCTGGTGGCCAGCACCAACAGGGGTTGCAAGGCTATCGCAGAATCCGGAGGGGCCACGAGCGTGGTGCTGAGGGACGGCATGACTAGGGCACCTGCCGTGAGACTCCCGACGGCAAGGAGGGCCGCTGATCTCAAGGCCTTTTTGGAGGATCCCAACAACTTCGAGACCATCGCCTTGGTGTTCAACAGGTACTCGTTCTTAGTCGCTTTCTAGTTTTAGTTGTAGAGGGGGAAATGGTGATTAAGGTATCGAGAATATTGTTCTGCATTAGGATCTCGTTTATATCAAATGGCCGTAGATTGATTTGGTTAAAGTTAAAATATTGCTTTGCGGTTACTTTTGCAGCTCCCTAATCCATGGAAAAGTTAGCTTTGGCCTTGGAAGTGTTCATTTTGGTTCTGTTTAATATGGTTGCTTGTTATTTTGCCAGTCTGGCGATGAGCTTGTTGTAGATTTTAGTCCTTGTGGGGGGACAAAAAAGAAGAGGAGCTTTTGTTCTGTAACAATCATATCATGGTGTTTGTTAACCTCTTGCATTTTTGGTGTTGCAACTCTTTTCTGTTCCATGCTTGTGTTATCTTTCTGCATTCATTGTTTTTGAAAGTCATGTTTCAAGGAAAAAAATTCACCATTTTCCTACTTGCAAGTGTTCATTTCGGTTCTGTTTAATACGGCTGATTGTTATTTTTGCCAGTCCGACGATGAGCTTGTTGTGGATTTTAGTCCTTGTGGGGGAAAAAATGCGGAGCTTTTGTTCTGTTACAATCATATCATGGTGTTTGTTAACCGCTTGCTTTTTTTATGTTGCAATTCTTTTATGTTCCATGCTTTTGTTATTTTTCTGCATTCATTGTTTTTGATAGTCATGTTTCAAGGAAAAAAATTCACCATTTCCCTACTATGGTCAGAGTTGTTATTGGACTTCCTTAACAGTGTTGTTTTTGACTGACGCATGTTTTTGTAGTATATGGAAATCACTTCTACTTAAAACGTAAAATTTTCTGCAGGTCTAGCAGATTTGCCAGGTTACAAGGAATCCACTGTGCCCTCGCTGGGAGGAACCTCTATATGAGATTCAGTTGCAGCACAGGAGATGCAATGGGGATGAACATGGTCTCCAAAGGTGTGCAAAATGTCTTGGACTACCTGCAGAATGACTTTGAGGACATGGACGTCATCAGCATCTCAGGTAAGACTTTTGCCACTGCCCAAGATTAACGAAATTGCTTTTGAGCTTGCCTATTTAATATAGATTTATCAATGAATGAAGATCCCTATACTGGTTCTTAGTTCATGAGCTGAACCATAAGTGAAGTACTTGTTAGACTTTTAATCTGTtggttttttcccttttttttgggaATTGACCATTGAGATTCTTGTTTCCTTGTGAAATGTTgccatttttttgttatttttctgcTGTGAATTGGAAGTCTCCATCATTTCTGTTTGTTGATGTCCATTCCTTACCAAGAACTTCCACTGAGTAGATGCTAACTCTCATGTGGCCGATCAATGCTTCATTTGCAAAATTGGCCATTGTACTATCGCATATCTGCTTAATTAAATGTTGGGTTCATGCTTTGGAATTTAGCTATCGACTTTCAGTTAGTTATTACAAGGATTTAATTCTTACACGATCTTTCCATGGTAAAATATTTGTCATACTGGGATCAACCTTTCCATAGTAGACTTTTTGTAACATATAAAAATCAGCCATTCAATGGTGGACTATCTTTGACATATTgagatcaaaaatatttttttgaatggtTGTGGCATGTCTAACCATTAGAGTAAAATGTACATGTAACATGTACACAAATGGCATGCTGCCTAGTCTAGCTGGTCGATGATGGACTTGGGTCCCTGTCGGTCCCATTTCGTTTCTTGGTAACTTCCACGAATGTCACATGAATAACCATTACCAGCACATTCATGAACACTCTGCATGATTATAAATATGTTGGTGTGATTTAAGAGAAGCCAAACCATGTAGCTACCAATGTTTGTATCATTCACTTCAAGCAATTATGGTTGATGCAAAATTGGGTTAAGAGAGGACTAGTTCACCTGTGTCAATTGAACTTGCTTGTCTGCTTAGTAGGAGATATTAAACTTTGTGTTTTATAATGCTTCTCTTGGCACTGATCAGGTAATTTTTGCTCCGACAAGAAGCCTGCTGCAGTGAATTGGATTGAAGGACGGGGTAAATCGGTGGTCTGTGAGGCAATCATCAAGGAGGAGGTGGTAAGGAAGGTTTTGAAGACCAATATACCTGCATTAGTGGAACTCAACACGATCAAGAACCTTGCTGGCTCAGCCATAGCTGGATCTCTTGGGGGCTTCAATgctcaagctagcaatgttgtgtCTGCCATCTACATAGCCACTGGCCAAGATCCAGCTCAGAATGTGGAGAGTTCACACTGTATCACCATGATGGAAGCTGTGAATGATGGAAAGGATCTTCACATCTCTGTGACCATGCCATCCATTGAGGTAATATTGACATATCAATCTCATTCGTTTATTAAGCAGATTTATCTTGTTTAACATCGCTTCTGTTTATTCATACACcatgatttttatatatatatatatatatatatacacgaggCGACGTGGCcctgcgtgggagaaggaaaaggcgacgtcgtacaggcgatgcgacgtcccctttatatatatatatatatatatatatatatatatatatatacacacacacacactgaacaatataccgctcggtatacagtttcgtaccgtaccgaacgagcgttgaaactccggtacggtacgaaattgcataccttgatttatGTTACATATTTTACTCTCTCAtagctaaactattatgataatCACTTTTTATGTTGTGGGTATAGACTTTTGATCTGTGTCTTGATCCATGTTCTCTCTCTTAACTTTTATTTTGAgtccttttctttctttacaGTGACTAAATTAATTGGTCAAGTTGTTTAAGATTGGCTTAAACTTCTATTCACATCTTAATTTTGTCTATTAGGTGGCTGTCAGGCAAATTGATTACTAGAGATTTGGGTACTTGCGAGATCAATGTAGCCCCAATCAGTTAGCTTTGTATACAATGGAACTTTAAACATAAATTTGCCAAGACAAGTCTTTAATAGGCCATTCTGGTATTTTGATGGCCATATGAATCCCACAGGCTTGTAGGAATCATTCTTTCTTAATTTATGTATTATAGCAATGAGGAGATAGGTTCTGTACTAATAAGACCACAAGACGACTCAATAGACCATGTTCTCAAACAACTACTCCACATATTTCCTTAATTTGATTTACATGATGAGCTGTAGGGCTGATGTGTGGTCCTGCTTGTCATTTTTCAAACAACCACTCGTCATCTTGCAGACATGTTTCTCATCTTTCTTCTGTGATCAATGTTAAATGACCTAATTCAAATGTACGGGTATATCCAGAGGTTAGCTGGTATCATGTGAACGAGAAGTTCATGCTGTTTTCTTTTTTATACAGGTTGGCACAGTTGGAGGTGGGACTCAACTTGCTTCCCAGGCTGCCTGCTTGGACCTACTTGGTGTGAAGGGTGCAAGCTTGGAGTCTCCTGGTGCAAATGCCAGACGCCTCGCCACTGTCGTGGCCGGTGCAGTTCTGGCTGGGGAGCTGTCTCTCCTCTCAGCTCTTGCAGCTGGTCAACTTGTGATGAGTCATATGAAGTACAACAGATCCAGCAAAGATTTCTCCAAGGCTGCCTGCTGAAAGTCATCTAGAATGGCTTCTCTAAGGATGAACAAAGGTTTTTAAAGGAAACAACAGCAAAGAAAAAAATCTGATGAAAAGAAGCTATCGGATGTTATCTCTTGGTTTGTGTGGGTTTTTCCATTTCTTCTAAGCTGTTCCTTAGGATGGCCTTTGCAGGCTACTGTTGCATTCAAGTGACTCCCTTTGCTGTGCCATTTTCTTATTAACAATTCTGTCATGcatgtaatttttatttgtgTTGGATGTTGGGTTGGATAATGTGAGAACTCCGACAGGTTTCTAAACACAG is from Musa acuminata AAA Group cultivar baxijiao chromosome BXJ1-6, Cavendish_Baxijiao_AAA, whole genome shotgun sequence and encodes:
- the LOC135676640 gene encoding 3-hydroxy-3-methylglutaryl-coenzyme A reductase 3-like, which translates into the protein MDVRRRLPSRPPSVVAPSPFRDGGACRPPSSSPAVPRLQASDALPLPIRHTNLLFSALFVGSLVFLMRRWREKVRCSTPLHLLGLSEILAIVGLIASLIYLLSFFGIAFVQSIVSSHDEEDDFLLSGAAPDSAPSPAPICPLLSTDGTISSQRNLEITADDEDIVSSVVSGKIPSYVLESRLGDCRRAAGIRREALRRITGRTLEGLPLDGLDYASILGQCCELPVGYVQLPVGIAGPLVLDGREYHVPMATTEGCLVASTNRGCKAIAESGGATSVVLRDGMTRAPAVRLPTARRAADLKAFLEDPNNFETIALVFNRSSRFARLQGIHCALAGRNLYMRFSCSTGDAMGMNMVSKGVQNVLDYLQNDFEDMDVISISGNFCSDKKPAAVNWIEGRGKSVVCEAIIKEEVVRKVLKTNIPALVELNTIKNLAGSAIAGSLGGFNAQASNVVSAIYIATGQDPAQNVESSHCITMMEAVNDGKDLHISVTMPSIEVGTVGGGTQLASQAACLDLLGVKGASLESPGANARRLATVVAGAVLAGELSLLSALAAGQLVMSHMKYNRSSKDFSKAAC